A single window of Rubripirellula lacrimiformis DNA harbors:
- a CDS encoding sigma-70 family RNA polymerase sigma factor translates to MFDTLLDDFESVDAQSTEAMTGGFRKLPVDENEEGGAAVEIAGQADGEVQLDSPDELLSVDETETWSDDPVRMYLTQMGEIPLLTRKQEIELAKRIEETRRRFRTKLLENHYVLVEAYKTLKKVYRGQLPFDRTVQVSVTDRLEKEQILGRLPHNLRTLQTLLRRNRHDWKVSLSKSASQRRRAEAWRSLARRRRRAVRLIEELGLRTQRIETRIELLEKFSHRLTQIENEISDQKRTKHGREVREDLLRERRQILTACQETPTSLRNRVQMLNKVYGEYQQAKRELSEGNLRLVVSIAKKYRNRGLSFLDLIQEGNAGLMRAVDKFEYRRGFKFCTYATWWIRQAITRAVADQSRTIRIPVHMVETMSRVRNVARQLLQELGREPTIEETARRADVTVEEARRVLTMSRFPISLDRPVGNSEDSQFGDLLPDGTAESPQIGATQEMLRDRIAGVLKSLSYREREIIKLRYGLGDGYSYTLEEVGHIFKVTRERIRQIEAKAVRKLQQPSRSQDLVGFLD, encoded by the coding sequence TTGTTCGACACCCTATTGGACGACTTCGAGTCAGTCGACGCACAGAGCACCGAAGCCATGACCGGCGGCTTTCGTAAGTTGCCCGTTGACGAAAACGAAGAAGGCGGCGCAGCCGTCGAAATCGCCGGCCAAGCCGATGGCGAAGTCCAACTGGACAGCCCCGATGAATTGCTTTCCGTCGACGAAACCGAAACCTGGTCCGACGACCCGGTTCGCATGTACCTGACGCAAATGGGCGAAATCCCATTGCTGACCCGCAAGCAAGAGATCGAACTGGCCAAACGGATCGAGGAAACTCGCCGTCGCTTCCGCACGAAACTGCTTGAAAACCACTACGTGCTGGTCGAAGCCTACAAGACGCTGAAGAAGGTCTACCGAGGCCAACTGCCATTCGACCGCACCGTCCAAGTCTCGGTCACCGACCGCTTGGAAAAAGAACAGATCCTGGGTCGATTGCCGCATAACCTGCGTACCCTGCAAACCCTGCTTCGACGCAACCGCCATGACTGGAAGGTTTCGTTGTCCAAGAGTGCGTCCCAACGTCGTCGTGCGGAAGCTTGGCGATCCTTGGCTCGCCGCCGACGCCGCGCCGTTCGGCTGATCGAAGAACTGGGTCTGCGTACCCAGCGAATCGAAACTCGGATCGAACTGCTCGAAAAGTTCTCGCACCGTTTGACGCAGATCGAAAACGAAATCAGCGACCAAAAACGCACCAAGCACGGTCGCGAAGTTCGTGAAGACCTGCTGCGTGAACGTCGCCAAATCCTGACCGCGTGTCAAGAAACACCGACTTCGCTGCGGAACCGCGTTCAAATGTTGAACAAGGTTTACGGCGAATACCAGCAAGCCAAACGCGAACTGAGCGAAGGCAACCTGCGATTGGTGGTTTCGATCGCCAAGAAGTATCGCAACCGTGGCCTGTCGTTCTTGGACCTGATCCAAGAGGGCAACGCCGGCCTGATGCGTGCTGTGGACAAATTTGAATACCGTCGTGGATTCAAGTTCTGTACCTACGCAACTTGGTGGATCCGTCAAGCGATCACTCGCGCCGTCGCCGATCAAAGTCGTACGATCCGAATTCCGGTTCACATGGTCGAAACGATGTCGCGAGTCCGCAACGTCGCTCGTCAATTGCTGCAAGAACTCGGTCGCGAACCCACGATCGAAGAAACCGCTCGACGTGCCGACGTTACCGTCGAAGAAGCTCGCCGCGTACTGACCATGTCTCGCTTCCCGATCTCGCTGGATCGTCCAGTGGGCAACAGCGAAGACAGCCAGTTCGGCGACCTGCTACCCGATGGAACAGCGGAAAGCCCGCAGATCGGTGCGACCCAAGAAATGCTTCGCGATCGTATCGCCGGTGTGCTGAAATCGCTGTCCTATCGTGAACGCGAAATCATCAAACTGCGTTACGGCCTCGGTGACGGATACAGCTATACGCTGGAAGAAGTCGGACACATCTTCAAGGTGACCCGCGAACGAATCCGCCAGATCGAAGCCAAAGCGGTTCGCAAACTGCAACAGCCAAGCCGCAGCCAAGACCTGGTCGGTTTCCTCGACTAA
- a CDS encoding PEP-CTERM sorting domain-containing protein (PEP-CTERM proteins occur, often in large numbers, in the proteomes of bacteria that also encode an exosortase, a predicted intramembrane cysteine proteinase. The presence of a PEP-CTERM domain at a protein's C-terminus predicts cleavage within the sorting domain, followed by covalent anchoring to some some component of the (usually Gram-negative) cell surface. Many PEP-CTERM proteins exhibit an unusual sequence composition that includes large numbers of potential glycosylation sites. Expression of one such protein has been shown restore the ability of a bacterium to form floc, a type of biofilm.): MSLKTAMTGFACALLTILSSSADAAIVRFDFDGTVFRRFNNGLPDASDIFGLSVTTGDAVSGSFTIDTAATVFGSLTGSVSGAAAGYTQTLPGGIRVELAGGTFTSDGDYATSIAHDFQDGTNPTAFEQFALSDGVSSGSQNITGDTILLNANPETARLGFTFQDNDFAAFSSTTLPTSLDLSLFEIASGAISGTRPSGQTNPFFYSVEFSIDSITATAVPEPSSMALLASVAGVAMVLRRRRHSRTH, translated from the coding sequence ATGAGCTTAAAGACTGCCATGACGGGCTTTGCCTGCGCACTGCTAACAATCCTCAGCAGCTCTGCGGATGCTGCGATCGTCCGATTTGATTTCGATGGAACGGTCTTCCGTCGATTCAACAACGGCTTGCCCGACGCATCGGACATTTTCGGCTTATCCGTCACGACCGGCGATGCGGTCAGCGGATCATTCACCATCGATACCGCCGCCACAGTGTTCGGCAGCCTTACCGGATCAGTAAGCGGCGCAGCGGCCGGCTACACTCAAACGCTTCCCGGCGGGATCCGGGTTGAACTCGCAGGTGGGACCTTCACATCCGATGGTGACTACGCAACGTCCATCGCCCATGACTTCCAAGACGGAACGAACCCCACTGCATTTGAACAATTCGCACTTAGCGACGGTGTCTCGTCGGGCAGCCAAAACATCACTGGCGACACAATCCTCTTGAATGCCAATCCGGAAACCGCTCGCCTGGGCTTCACCTTTCAAGACAACGACTTTGCCGCGTTCAGCTCCACCACGCTGCCCACTTCGCTGGACCTCAGCTTGTTCGAGATCGCCAGTGGCGCCATCAGCGGGACTCGACCGAGCGGCCAGACGAATCCATTCTTCTATAGTGTCGAGTTTAGTATCGACTCGATCACCGCAACCGCAGTGCCGGAACCATCATCAATGGCGTTGCTGGCCAGTGTCGCAGGGGTAGCAATGGTACTTCGACGTCGCCGTCACTCCCGAACCCATTGA